A portion of the Prosthecobacter fusiformis genome contains these proteins:
- a CDS encoding TIGR04222 domain-containing membrane protein, with amino-acid sequence MISIQCPPEVQATWEKLERFQLNDNQAVFGFAARLARENGWSHHFAKRVIFEYKRFLLMTQHAGHPVTPSEEVDQAWHLHMVYTRSYWDGLCQEVLRRPLHHEPTAGGVDEEVKFHQQYERTLESYARLFGEVAPADIWPPAEKRFQPMSSRWVDVSRHWLLPKPTWLRLPRTAVVQTAVILVLGMIFLAGCQPVMKVLGQRGGEFLKWYAVCFALALVASLVWPWLVRCRNGRAVTLTDRYDIAFLGGGGDRAVDAALAALYSLKLVNVNSGQSPARLWAETNTAIPEGLHPVEIRVLKVVPVRGKTTSAKIRKALRPMMMEMHERLAAEGILESVSGIWRQRWMAAVPLVTVMVMGVMKVYVGISRDRPVALLVMLLIISFIILMVRVSLLPRRTKNGDRLWRALRKQPPVTASQVEKTPMMGDPRQMAMLVALGGYEALQMPAYASLHSALYRRSAGDSNTSGTFVGCGGCSSGCGNSGCGGSGCGGCGGGGD; translated from the coding sequence ATGATCTCAATCCAATGCCCGCCTGAGGTTCAGGCCACGTGGGAGAAGCTGGAAAGGTTCCAGCTCAATGACAACCAGGCCGTGTTTGGTTTTGCCGCCAGGCTGGCGCGCGAGAATGGCTGGAGCCACCACTTCGCTAAACGGGTGATTTTTGAGTACAAGCGCTTTTTGCTGATGACCCAGCACGCGGGGCATCCGGTGACGCCGTCTGAGGAGGTGGACCAAGCCTGGCATCTGCACATGGTGTACACGCGCTCTTACTGGGACGGGCTGTGCCAGGAGGTGCTGAGGAGGCCGCTGCATCACGAGCCGACGGCGGGCGGGGTGGATGAGGAGGTGAAATTTCACCAGCAGTATGAGCGGACGCTGGAAAGCTATGCACGTTTGTTTGGTGAAGTCGCACCTGCGGACATCTGGCCGCCTGCGGAAAAAAGGTTTCAGCCGATGAGCAGCCGTTGGGTGGATGTGTCCCGGCACTGGCTGCTGCCAAAGCCGACGTGGCTGAGGCTGCCCCGGACGGCGGTGGTGCAGACGGCGGTGATTTTGGTGCTGGGGATGATATTCCTGGCCGGTTGCCAGCCGGTAATGAAGGTGCTGGGCCAGCGCGGGGGGGAGTTTTTGAAATGGTATGCGGTGTGTTTTGCACTGGCCTTGGTTGCATCGTTGGTTTGGCCATGGCTGGTGAGGTGCAGAAACGGTAGGGCGGTGACCTTAACGGACCGATATGACATCGCTTTTCTGGGGGGCGGAGGTGACCGGGCTGTGGATGCTGCACTTGCTGCGCTTTACAGCCTGAAACTGGTGAATGTGAATAGCGGCCAAAGCCCGGCGAGACTGTGGGCTGAGACAAACACCGCTATCCCTGAGGGGCTGCATCCGGTGGAAATACGCGTGCTGAAGGTGGTGCCGGTGCGAGGCAAGACTACATCTGCCAAGATACGCAAGGCGCTGAGACCGATGATGATGGAGATGCATGAGCGTCTGGCAGCGGAAGGGATCCTGGAAAGCGTTTCCGGCATCTGGAGGCAGCGCTGGATGGCGGCTGTGCCTCTGGTTACAGTGATGGTAATGGGGGTGATGAAGGTGTATGTCGGCATTTCGCGGGACCGCCCGGTGGCGCTTCTGGTGATGCTTTTGATCATCTCTTTTATTATCCTGATGGTGCGTGTTTCGCTCCTGCCACGCCGGACCAAGAATGGGGATCGGCTTTGGAGGGCACTCAGGAAGCAGCCGCCAGTGACAGCGAGCCAGGTTGAGAAAACTCCGATGATGGGGGACCCCCGCCAGATGGCGATGCTGGTGGCGCTGGGGGGATACGAGGCCCTGCAAATGCCAGCATACGCTAGTTTGCATTCGGCTTTGTATAGGAGATCGGCCGGTGATTCAAACACCAGCGGAACCTTTGTGGGCTGTGGTGGGTGTAGTTCAGGCTGTGGAAACTCCGGCTGTGGGGGCAGCGGCTGCGGTGGTTGTGGCGGGGGAGGGGATTAA
- a CDS encoding DUF1553 domain-containing protein, with product MNKAIHILFLLAGGVAMGAPTAAQVEFFESRIRPVLAQECYECHSEAGKQKGGLLLDSRPGWQAGGDSGAAITPGDLTASLLLVSIKHAHEDLKMPKNGAKLDDAVIADFEKWIAEGAHDPRDQAPTAAQLAKETDWSAVLERRKQWWSFQPVKAGKLDGKASVHAVAAEIDRQLMEKMKVEGLEAVGPTDAATLIRRATYILTGLPPTPEEVTQFVEEMGREKAVQGEVVPKVYERLVDRLLASPAYGERWARHWLDWVRYAESHGSEGDLRIPYAWRYRDYVIRAFNEDVRYPQMVKEAVAGDLLAKPRIKDGINESALGIGQLRMVLHGFSPTDSLDELVTFTDNQIDTVTKAFQGLTVSCARCHNHKFDAISQTDFYSLYGIFSSTRPAVVDVSAPGTGEAERAELVRLKGEIKAVMAEVWTPVVENMRTIPEAKERVNPVATKVWDMRKEPWFTEGQGIKQGVSKPGEFSVELEGEGIIARIHPSGYFSDLISTKDRAVIMTRRFKNEGGILWMRTAGAGGVKAKYVVQNYPRTGTIHRSIDLVEDKDSVLRWQKLDLNYWKGDDLFLQVTTVADSPVQGREDGRSWFGITDAFVTNSDENPAGIAVWGDPREAVTAWKKGAMTDVQAELLGSLLRQGKLPNDVRSVPGAAALLARYREVEKKLPVPTRAPGVLEADSYDAALFVRGDHKQPAERVPRRFLDGINPTPYETQGSGRLELAESLTDAKNPLTSRVMVNRLWHHVFGRGLVGTPDNFGRLGELPTHPELLDALAAVFQQSGGSMKQMIKALMLTEAFQREDRGTGQADQKDPQNKLLSHWTVRRLEAEAIRDSILMLSGAMNNQMYGDSVYGKDGRRSIYVGVIRNNLDPFLNAFDMPVPSSTRGNRDVTNVPAQSLALLNDPTIIHWSSRWANQVLAEPKAEARTKRMFMQALGRQPSDREMQASLAFVKKSADFARQQEGEVIAMEMRQAELQKRILQILNPVRQKLADGRGGANAADAPLPFAEWTFEKGGEDTQQRLPLKLEGGAKVEDGALILDGRTALARSLPLTKSLENKTLEAWVVLDTLDQKGGGVMTVQDRRGSLFDAIVYAERAPQEWLSGSNNHRRTQEFGGEPDTEVAMRPVHVAITYKGKEVRGYRDGIPYGEPYMSKEVSAYAAGDAEVLLGCRHGAVGGNRMLRGRILRARLYDRALTEKEVALSRHLESTTVTERDVLNALSQEKLAELERAKAELNEVMGSLTRLTENAEIVSPERAGWESLALSIINLKEFVYLK from the coding sequence ATGAACAAGGCAATCCACATTCTCTTTCTGCTGGCGGGCGGGGTGGCCATGGGGGCACCAACGGCGGCCCAAGTGGAGTTTTTTGAATCCCGCATCCGTCCGGTGCTGGCGCAGGAATGCTATGAATGCCACAGCGAGGCGGGCAAACAAAAGGGCGGGCTGCTGCTGGATTCCCGTCCGGGCTGGCAGGCCGGCGGAGACAGTGGCGCGGCGATCACTCCTGGGGATCTGACGGCCTCGCTGCTGCTGGTTTCCATCAAGCATGCGCATGAGGATCTGAAGATGCCGAAGAACGGCGCGAAGCTGGATGACGCAGTGATTGCGGACTTTGAAAAATGGATCGCGGAAGGGGCTCATGATCCGCGTGACCAAGCGCCGACGGCTGCGCAATTGGCGAAGGAGACGGACTGGAGTGCGGTGCTGGAACGGCGCAAGCAGTGGTGGTCTTTTCAGCCAGTGAAGGCGGGAAAGCTGGACGGTAAGGCGAGTGTGCATGCGGTGGCGGCAGAGATCGACCGGCAACTGATGGAGAAGATGAAGGTGGAGGGGCTGGAAGCGGTGGGGCCGACGGATGCGGCGACGCTGATCCGCCGGGCGACTTACATCCTGACGGGGCTGCCGCCGACGCCTGAGGAGGTGACGCAATTTGTGGAGGAAATGGGAAGGGAAAAAGCGGTGCAGGGGGAAGTGGTGCCGAAGGTTTATGAGCGGCTGGTCGACCGGCTGCTGGCGAGTCCCGCGTATGGTGAGCGCTGGGCGCGGCACTGGCTGGACTGGGTGCGCTACGCGGAGAGCCACGGCAGCGAGGGGGATCTGCGCATCCCCTATGCATGGCGATACCGGGACTATGTGATCCGCGCATTCAATGAGGATGTGCGGTATCCGCAAATGGTGAAGGAGGCCGTCGCCGGGGATCTTTTGGCGAAGCCGCGAATCAAGGATGGCATCAATGAAAGTGCGCTGGGCATTGGCCAACTGCGCATGGTGCTGCATGGGTTTTCACCCACGGATTCATTGGATGAGCTGGTGACGTTTACGGATAACCAGATCGATACGGTGACGAAGGCTTTTCAGGGGCTGACGGTTTCCTGCGCGCGCTGCCATAACCATAAGTTTGACGCGATCAGCCAGACGGATTTTTATTCGCTGTATGGGATTTTTTCGAGCACGAGGCCGGCGGTGGTGGATGTGAGCGCACCGGGAACGGGGGAGGCTGAGCGGGCAGAACTGGTGAGGCTGAAGGGGGAAATCAAGGCGGTGATGGCTGAGGTCTGGACACCGGTGGTGGAAAATATGCGCACGATTCCAGAGGCCAAAGAAAGGGTGAATCCGGTGGCGACCAAGGTGTGGGACATGCGCAAGGAGCCGTGGTTCACGGAGGGCCAAGGGATCAAGCAGGGGGTGTCGAAACCAGGGGAGTTTAGTGTGGAACTGGAGGGGGAGGGGATCATTGCCCGCATCCACCCGAGTGGTTATTTTAGTGACCTAATTTCGACGAAGGACCGGGCGGTGATCATGACGCGTCGCTTTAAAAATGAAGGGGGCATCCTGTGGATGAGGACTGCCGGGGCTGGGGGTGTGAAGGCGAAGTATGTGGTGCAAAATTATCCACGAACAGGAACGATCCACCGATCCATCGATCTGGTGGAGGATAAGGATAGCGTGCTGCGCTGGCAGAAGCTGGACCTCAATTACTGGAAGGGGGATGATCTCTTTTTGCAGGTGACGACGGTGGCGGACTCGCCAGTGCAGGGGAGGGAGGATGGGCGTTCCTGGTTTGGCATCACGGATGCATTTGTGACGAATTCGGATGAGAATCCGGCGGGGATCGCGGTGTGGGGTGATCCGCGAGAGGCGGTGACGGCGTGGAAGAAGGGTGCGATGACGGATGTGCAGGCGGAGCTGCTGGGTTCTCTTTTGAGGCAGGGGAAGCTGCCGAATGATGTGAGGAGTGTGCCGGGTGCGGCAGCGCTGCTGGCGCGATACAGGGAAGTGGAAAAAAAACTGCCTGTGCCGACGCGTGCCCCCGGGGTGCTGGAAGCGGACAGTTACGATGCGGCACTTTTTGTTCGCGGAGACCACAAGCAGCCTGCGGAGAGGGTGCCGAGGAGGTTCCTGGATGGGATCAATCCGACGCCGTATGAGACCCAAGGCAGCGGGAGGCTGGAACTGGCGGAGAGCCTGACGGATGCGAAAAATCCGCTGACTTCCAGAGTGATGGTGAACCGGCTATGGCATCATGTCTTTGGCCGGGGGCTGGTGGGGACGCCGGATAATTTTGGCCGACTGGGCGAACTGCCGACGCATCCTGAACTGCTGGATGCACTGGCGGCGGTGTTTCAGCAAAGCGGGGGAAGCATGAAGCAGATGATCAAGGCGCTGATGCTGACGGAGGCTTTTCAGCGTGAGGACAGAGGGACGGGACAGGCAGATCAAAAAGATCCGCAGAACAAACTGCTGAGCCACTGGACTGTGCGAAGGCTGGAAGCGGAGGCGATTCGTGACAGCATTCTGATGCTTTCTGGGGCGATGAATAACCAAATGTATGGTGATTCAGTTTATGGCAAGGATGGGCGGCGGAGCATTTATGTGGGAGTGATCCGAAACAATCTGGATCCTTTTTTGAATGCCTTTGATATGCCGGTGCCTTCCAGCACCCGGGGAAACCGGGATGTGACAAATGTGCCTGCGCAGTCGCTGGCGTTGCTAAATGATCCAACCATCATCCACTGGAGCAGCCGCTGGGCGAACCAGGTGCTGGCGGAGCCGAAGGCGGAGGCACGGACGAAGCGGATGTTTATGCAGGCTTTAGGCCGACAGCCAAGTGACCGCGAGATGCAGGCGAGCCTGGCCTTTGTGAAGAAATCTGCCGACTTTGCGCGGCAGCAGGAAGGGGAAGTAATCGCGATGGAAATGAGGCAAGCGGAGTTGCAAAAACGCATCCTTCAGATCTTGAATCCGGTGCGGCAGAAGCTGGCGGATGGCAGGGGGGGCGCGAATGCGGCGGATGCACCGTTGCCGTTTGCTGAGTGGACCTTTGAAAAGGGGGGCGAGGATACGCAGCAGCGCCTGCCCTTGAAGCTGGAAGGTGGGGCAAAGGTGGAGGACGGGGCGCTGATCCTGGACGGGCGGACGGCACTGGCGCGCAGCCTGCCGCTAACTAAAAGTTTAGAAAACAAGACGCTGGAGGCGTGGGTGGTGCTGGATACGCTGGATCAAAAAGGTGGCGGCGTGATGACGGTGCAGGACCGGCGAGGCTCTTTGTTTGATGCGATTGTCTATGCGGAAAGGGCACCGCAAGAGTGGCTATCCGGCAGCAATAACCATCGCCGTACGCAGGAGTTCGGAGGAGAACCGGATACGGAGGTAGCGATGCGGCCGGTGCATGTAGCCATCACTTATAAGGGCAAAGAAGTCCGGGGATACCGGGATGGAATACCCTATGGAGAACCGTATATGAGCAAGGAGGTGAGCGCGTATGCCGCTGGTGATGCGGAGGTGCTGCTTGGCTGCCGTCATGGGGCCGTGGGCGGGAACCGGATGCTGCGTGGGAGGATCCTGCGGGCACGGCTTTATGACCGGGCACTGACTGAAAAAGAGGTGGCGTTATCCCGGCATCTGGAAAGCACGACCGTGACCGAGCGGGATGTGCTGAATGCTCTGAGCCAGGAAAAGCTGGCCGAGCTGGAGCGTGCGAAGGCTGAACTGAATGAAGTGATGGGAAGCCTGACTCGTCTAACTGAAAATGCTGAAATAGTGAGTCCTGAGAGGGCGGGCTGGGAGAGCCTGGCGCTGTCCATCATCAACCTGAAAGAATTTGTTTATCTGAAATGA
- a CDS encoding PVC-type heme-binding CxxCH protein → MRLLPLLLALPCALLADFPQVYNSDPGDAQPPTPQQALAKLKLPPGFQASLFAAEPDVQNPVAMAWDAKGRMWVAENYTYAERSKRFDLGLKDRVIILEDKDNDGHAETRKVFTEDVQMLTSVEVGRGGVWLMCCPQVLFIPDANGDDIPDGPPQVMLDGFTVAKDNYHNFANGLRWGPDGWLYGRCGHSCPASIGVPGTPEAERLPMKGGIWRFHPERKIAEVLTHGTTNPWGHDWDKNGEMFFINTVTGHLWHLMPGAHLHDTSPSLNPGVYERLDTIADHYHFDTSGSWQDSRDGKANDLGGGHAHIGMMIYQGDQWPNQYRDKLFTLNMHGRRANVERLERLGSGYVGKHEPDVFLTEDEWFRGIEISTGPDGSGFILDWSDTGECHESTGVHRTSGRIFKISYGKPGLPQPALYPRCLMGEGKLATLWKQYQAGKATPELLTQHLKDENEHVRAWAIRLLTDFWPLDTLTSKRPATETFDANIYTSLVSLARTDPSSAVRLTLASTLQRLPLEKRAALATELVKHAADAQDKFLPSMVWYGLIPLADSDPQSLVSIAKESQWPHITRWITRNLASRIETNPATLNALLSSGVPALAGSKGQDQAILHGLSEAFQGWRKAPKPEAWDRFVVPALAGSGDDKTSSASKATTEKLIRELSTLFGDGRALDEVKALALDSKASIENRTAALKTLIDARPDDLRNICESLLETRGLNSLAAKALTQFDDPAIGKKLASSYRKFSSEDRPGIISALVSRPSFAKALLAQIAAGKIPRTDLSAFDARQIRSLNDESLTKSLTEVWGELRDSAGDKAKLIEDLKSRLTPDVLAKADLSKGRAMYQICAACHVMYGEGGKVGPDLTGSGRANLDYLLENIVDPSGVVSADYRMSMLTLKDGRILSGVITRQNDRTLTLRLMTEETTVEKSEITKQDTSPVSMMPEGLLQAFQPDQVRDLIAYLMHPSQVPLPK, encoded by the coding sequence ATGCGCCTCCTTCCTCTGCTCCTCGCCCTCCCCTGCGCCCTTCTCGCCGATTTCCCACAGGTTTACAATAGCGACCCCGGCGATGCCCAGCCCCCAACTCCGCAGCAGGCCCTGGCTAAACTGAAACTCCCCCCAGGCTTCCAGGCCAGCCTCTTTGCAGCCGAGCCGGATGTGCAAAACCCCGTCGCCATGGCCTGGGATGCCAAAGGCCGCATGTGGGTGGCCGAAAACTACACCTATGCCGAGCGTAGCAAACGCTTTGACCTGGGTTTGAAGGACCGCGTCATCATCCTCGAAGACAAGGACAACGATGGCCATGCCGAAACCCGCAAAGTCTTCACGGAAGATGTGCAAATGCTTACCAGTGTGGAGGTTGGCCGTGGCGGCGTCTGGCTCATGTGCTGCCCCCAGGTGCTTTTCATTCCTGATGCCAATGGCGATGACATCCCTGACGGCCCGCCGCAAGTGATGCTGGATGGTTTCACCGTCGCCAAGGATAACTATCACAACTTTGCCAACGGCCTCCGCTGGGGGCCGGATGGTTGGCTGTATGGCCGCTGCGGCCACTCCTGCCCTGCCAGCATCGGCGTCCCTGGCACTCCTGAGGCCGAGCGACTGCCCATGAAAGGCGGCATCTGGCGCTTTCATCCCGAGCGCAAAATCGCCGAAGTACTCACCCATGGCACCACCAACCCCTGGGGACACGACTGGGATAAAAATGGTGAGATGTTTTTCATCAACACCGTCACCGGCCACCTCTGGCATCTCATGCCCGGTGCACATCTGCATGACACGTCCCCCTCCCTGAACCCTGGCGTCTATGAGCGGCTGGATACCATTGCCGACCACTACCATTTCGATACCTCCGGCTCCTGGCAGGACAGCCGCGATGGCAAGGCCAACGACCTCGGCGGCGGCCACGCCCACATCGGCATGATGATCTACCAGGGCGACCAATGGCCTAACCAATATCGCGATAAACTTTTCACCCTCAACATGCACGGCCGCCGCGCCAATGTGGAGCGGCTGGAGCGCCTCGGCTCCGGCTACGTCGGCAAGCACGAACCCGATGTTTTCCTCACTGAGGACGAATGGTTTCGTGGCATCGAGATCAGCACAGGTCCCGATGGCAGCGGCTTCATCCTCGATTGGAGCGATACCGGTGAATGCCATGAATCCACCGGCGTCCACCGCACCAGCGGCCGTATCTTCAAGATCAGTTATGGAAAACCCGGCCTGCCCCAGCCTGCCCTGTATCCCCGTTGCCTCATGGGTGAAGGCAAATTAGCCACCCTCTGGAAACAATACCAAGCAGGCAAAGCCACTCCCGAGCTGCTGACCCAACATCTGAAAGACGAAAACGAACACGTCCGCGCCTGGGCCATCCGCCTCCTCACTGACTTTTGGCCGCTGGATACCCTCACCAGCAAACGACCCGCCACCGAAACATTCGATGCGAACATTTACACATCCTTAGTTAGTCTGGCCAGAACGGATCCCTCCAGCGCCGTCCGCCTCACCCTCGCCAGCACCCTTCAGCGCCTCCCTTTGGAAAAACGCGCTGCCTTGGCCACTGAACTGGTGAAGCATGCCGCCGATGCCCAGGACAAGTTTCTTCCCTCCATGGTCTGGTATGGCCTCATCCCCCTGGCCGACAGCGATCCGCAGTCCCTTGTGAGCATCGCCAAAGAAAGCCAATGGCCCCACATCACCCGCTGGATCACCCGCAATCTCGCCTCACGGATTGAAACAAACCCCGCTACCCTCAATGCCCTGCTGAGTTCTGGAGTCCCGGCTTTAGCCGGTTCCAAAGGACAAGACCAAGCCATTCTCCACGGCCTCAGCGAAGCCTTCCAAGGCTGGCGCAAAGCCCCCAAGCCCGAAGCCTGGGACCGTTTTGTAGTCCCGGCTTTAGCCGGTTCAGGAGATGATAAAACCTCCTCCGCATCGAAGGCGACGACAGAAAAACTCATCCGCGAGCTTTCCACCCTCTTCGGGGATGGCCGCGCTCTCGATGAAGTCAAGGCTCTGGCCCTCGACTCCAAAGCCTCCATCGAAAACCGCACCGCCGCTCTCAAAACCCTCATTGATGCCCGCCCGGATGACCTCCGCAACATCTGCGAATCCCTCCTCGAAACACGCGGCCTCAACAGCCTCGCCGCCAAAGCCCTCACCCAGTTTGATGATCCGGCGATCGGTAAAAAGCTCGCTTCCAGCTATCGGAAATTCAGCAGCGAAGACCGCCCCGGCATCATCTCCGCTCTCGTTTCCCGCCCCAGCTTCGCCAAAGCCCTCCTTGCCCAGATCGCCGCCGGAAAAATTCCCCGCACTGACCTCTCCGCCTTTGATGCACGCCAGATCCGCTCACTCAATGATGAAAGCCTAACCAAAAGCCTCACTGAAGTCTGGGGTGAACTTCGCGACTCCGCAGGCGACAAAGCCAAACTCATCGAAGATCTCAAATCCCGGCTCACCCCTGACGTCCTCGCCAAGGCCGACCTCAGCAAAGGCCGCGCCATGTACCAGATCTGCGCCGCCTGCCACGTCATGTATGGTGAAGGCGGCAAAGTCGGCCCCGATCTCACCGGGTCTGGCCGTGCGAATCTGGATTACCTGCTCGAAAACATCGTGGACCCCAGCGGCGTCGTCAGCGCCGATTACCGCATGAGCATGCTCACCCTCAAGGATGGTCGCATCCTCAGCGGCGTCATCACCCGCCAAAACGACCGCACCCTCACCCTCCGTCTCATGACCGAGGAAACCACGGTCGAAAAAAGCGAGATCACCAAACAGGATACCTCCCCCGTCTCCATGATGCCCGAAGGCCTCCTCCAGGCCTTCCAACCCGACCAGGTACGCGACCTCATCGCCTATCTCATGCACCCCTCCCAGGTCCCCCTGCCAAAATAA
- a CDS encoding DUF1501 domain-containing protein: protein MNPFLTRRQILSRTSTGFGLAALSGLMAEQARGDALVHRAKRIAPKARSVIFCYMSGGVSHVDSFDPKPMLEKHAGKPPPFATARTQFNNDGVIQPSHWGFKNYGQSGLPVSDLFPHMASVADELAVVRSMTAKFSEHAQGNFFMHTGFPFVGYPSAGAWSSYGLGTESQDIPGYVVLQSGSATAPHGGVGLFGNGFLPAQHQASIIKADSSEPVRNIQPREAAMLQRQRLDFIGGMDQSFLGELGANSQVEAAIQNYEMAWRMQAAVPELCDIRGETEATKKMYGMNGPESSRTAYARQCLLARRLVERGVRFVELSCLSQNIGSGQAANPWDQHSSIKKGHANMAHQVDQPIAALIKDLKSRGLLDSTLVVWAGEFGRTPFAQGADGRDHNPYGFSIWMAGGGIKGGTTLGETDEFGYKAVDKPQTVYDLWATVLHLMGVDHEQLTYLFSGRNVRLTDVHGHVMKEILV from the coding sequence ATGAACCCCTTCCTCACACGTCGTCAGATTTTATCGCGGACCTCCACGGGCTTTGGGCTCGCGGCTCTTAGTGGGCTCATGGCTGAGCAGGCGCGGGGGGATGCTCTGGTGCATCGGGCGAAGCGGATTGCGCCGAAGGCCAGGAGTGTGATTTTTTGCTACATGAGTGGCGGGGTGTCGCATGTGGATTCGTTTGATCCCAAGCCGATGCTGGAGAAGCACGCGGGGAAGCCGCCGCCGTTTGCCACGGCGAGGACGCAGTTTAACAATGATGGTGTGATCCAGCCATCACACTGGGGTTTTAAAAACTATGGGCAGAGCGGGCTGCCGGTGAGTGATCTGTTTCCGCATATGGCCAGTGTGGCGGATGAGCTGGCGGTGGTGCGCAGCATGACGGCGAAATTTAGCGAGCATGCGCAGGGGAATTTTTTCATGCACACGGGTTTTCCGTTTGTGGGGTATCCGAGTGCAGGTGCGTGGTCCAGTTATGGACTGGGCACGGAGTCTCAGGACATCCCTGGTTATGTGGTCTTGCAAAGTGGCAGCGCCACGGCACCGCATGGGGGAGTGGGGCTTTTTGGCAATGGGTTTCTGCCAGCGCAGCATCAGGCCTCCATCATCAAGGCGGACAGCAGTGAGCCGGTGAGAAATATCCAGCCGCGTGAGGCGGCGATGCTGCAAAGGCAAAGGCTGGATTTCATCGGCGGGATGGACCAGAGTTTTCTCGGGGAACTGGGGGCCAACAGTCAGGTGGAAGCTGCTATCCAAAACTATGAAATGGCCTGGCGTATGCAGGCTGCGGTGCCTGAGCTGTGCGACATCCGAGGGGAGACGGAAGCGACGAAAAAGATGTATGGCATGAATGGCCCCGAAAGCTCCAGAACGGCTTATGCCCGACAGTGTCTGCTGGCGCGGAGGCTGGTGGAGCGCGGGGTGCGTTTTGTGGAACTGAGCTGTCTATCACAAAATATCGGCAGCGGGCAGGCGGCGAATCCATGGGATCAGCATAGCTCCATCAAGAAGGGACATGCGAACATGGCGCATCAGGTGGACCAGCCGATCGCTGCCTTGATCAAGGATCTGAAATCACGCGGACTCTTGGATAGCACACTGGTGGTGTGGGCGGGCGAGTTTGGGCGCACACCGTTCGCTCAAGGGGCGGATGGCCGAGACCACAATCCCTATGGGTTTAGCATCTGGATGGCTGGCGGTGGTATCAAGGGGGGCACGACGTTGGGTGAAACGGACGAGTTCGGCTACAAGGCGGTGGACAAGCCGCAGACGGTTTATGATCTATGGGCGACGGTGCTGCATCTGATGGGTGTGGATCATGAGCAACTCACGTATCTCTTTAGCGGAAGAAACGTGAGGCTGACGGATGTGCATGGGCATGTGATGAAGGAGATTTTGGTGTGA
- a CDS encoding IclR family transcriptional regulator: protein MKRLSDEDSAILLDDNSAAPGTERTLAILELLGRHRMGLSLTEIARDLDLPVNSVFRITGTLHARGYLQRREDDKRFVLTNKLFDLSRPQVREKSLVVCALESLKWLRDESGETVQLLAGVNHKMTLLEQCISTKAIKVSGTVGLQVPMYSCAPGKAVLAHLPKAELEAFFSQVTLKKFTPTTLDTRDALEADLAKVRKRGYSLDLSEGLEGIQCVGAAVMDEYRYPVAAVTVMAPAFRLKRDQFEKVGRMCMEAAENITRRLLA, encoded by the coding sequence ATGAAACGACTCTCTGACGAAGACTCCGCCATCCTGCTGGACGACAATTCCGCCGCGCCTGGGACGGAGCGGACGCTGGCTATCCTGGAGCTGCTGGGGCGGCACCGGATGGGTCTGAGCCTGACGGAGATTGCGCGGGACCTGGATCTGCCGGTGAACTCGGTCTTTCGCATCACCGGCACGCTGCATGCGCGGGGCTATCTGCAACGGCGTGAGGATGATAAGCGCTTTGTTTTGACGAACAAACTGTTCGACCTGTCACGTCCGCAGGTGAGGGAGAAGAGCCTGGTGGTGTGTGCGCTGGAATCCCTGAAATGGCTGCGGGATGAGAGCGGGGAAACAGTGCAATTACTGGCGGGGGTGAATCATAAGATGACGCTGCTGGAGCAATGCATTTCCACGAAGGCGATCAAGGTGAGCGGCACGGTGGGCTTGCAGGTGCCGATGTATTCCTGCGCGCCGGGGAAGGCGGTGCTGGCGCATCTGCCGAAGGCGGAATTGGAGGCATTTTTTAGCCAGGTGACGCTGAAGAAATTTACCCCGACGACGCTGGATACGCGTGATGCACTGGAGGCGGATCTGGCCAAGGTGCGCAAGCGCGGGTATTCCCTGGATCTCTCCGAAGGGCTGGAAGGTATCCAGTGCGTGGGGGCGGCAGTGATGGACGAATACCGTTATCCGGTGGCGGCGGTCACGGTGATGGCTCCGGCTTTCCGGCTGAAGCGTGACCAATTCGAAAAAGTGGGGCGTATGTGTATGGAGGCTGCGGAAAACATCACCCGGAGGCTGCTGGCATGA